The window ACTTTTAATTATAGTGAATCTATGATTTAAGAAAGCATGTTAAAGTCAATTTTTATTTCATTGGCAGCTAAAACTGAATATGAGGCAATTTCTTTGTTAAAAATATTGTGGGGTGATAATTTTTTATACATTTGTATATGTAATACATAATACAATATGATGCAATGAATTTGATAGCTGCTACTTATGCTCCGATGCATAGTGATTTAAGTCTAAACCTTGACGCTGTCAGGGAATATGGAGACTTTTTAAAATTTAATAATATAAAGGGAAGTTTTATAAATGGTTCTACCGGAGATTTTACTTCCCTGAGCACTAATGAACGCAAGGACATTGCTGAAGCGTGGAGCGCTCAAAGAATTCCTGGTTTTCAGGTTATTAATCATGTTGGTCATACTTCGCTGCTGGAAGCGGTTGATCTAGCCAAACATTCTGTTGGTCTTGCCGATGGTGTAGCAGTAATTGCACCGTATTATTTTAAGGTGCGAACCTTAGATAAACTGGTTGAATATTGTAAAGAAGTGGCAACGGCTGCTCCTGAACTTCCCTTTTACTACTATCATATTCCTGTATTATCAGGAACGCATTTCAATATGCGTGATTTTATTGAAATGGCTTCAGACCAAATTCCCAATTTCAGGGGAGTTAAGTTCACTCATAATGATTTTGTGGATTTTCAGCAATGCGTTCAATATAAGCATAGAAAAGATAGTGATCTGGAGCTCTTTTTCGGAATAGACGAGATGTTTGTGAATAGCATAGCACTTGGAGGATATGGATGGGTAGGCAGTACATACAATCATTTAGCCCCGCTATATCATGAGATTTATAAATCGTTCAACGAACAACAATATGAACGAGCCAACTTTTTACAGAACCTCGCTGTTCAGTTTGTACAGATACTTGACGGATACGGCGGATTTAACGGCGCAGGAAAAAGCTTTATGAAAATTTTAGGTATCGATTGTGGTCCGAGCAGATTCCCGCATCTGACACTTAGTGATGCCGATTTGAAAAGGGCGCAAATTGCTATGGAACAATCTGGTTTGAATTTTCATATGCTATCAATAAATCACTAAAAAATTTAAAAACATATGTAATACATAATACATTTTATTGCTAACCATCATTAATTATTAACCAAACAATTTTTTTATGAATTATTTATTGAGACAAATTCAAGTAAAGGTCCTGTCCATCAAAAAAGCCTTTGGGGCTCATGGAAAAAGGGTTTTTTGTTTTGCCCTGTTGTTTCTGGCGACAGGAATGTACGCACAAGAGAAGGAGCTGACAGGAATTGTTGCAGATGAGAGTGGAACACCTTTGCCTGGTGCAACGGTTCTAATTGAAGGGACTTCAAAAGGTACTCAAACCGATTTTGATGGTAATTTTATTATTACTGCAGATCAAACGGATGTTCTGATTATAAGCTATGTAGGCTATATAACACAAACGATTAAGGTAGCCGGCCAAATACGCTTTAATATAGTTTTGAAGGTTAATACCAATACACTCGATGAAGTCGTTGTAACCGGTTATGGAACACAGTCCAGAGCAAAACTAACAACTTCCGTATCTAAATTAGATACTGAGATCCTGGAGACATCCACACGATCTAACGCGGCTACTGCTCTGCAAGGTACGGTTGCCGGTTTGAGGGTCACAAATAATACCGGCCAACCAGGTTCAACACCAAGCATAGTTTTACGTGGGGGAACTAATTTTTCCGGAACCGCATCTCCTTTAATTCTGGTAGATGGAATACCGGGCTCTTTTTATGCTTTAAACGCAGATGATATTGAGTCTGTTGAAGTCCTGAAAGATGCGGCAGCTACTGCAATTTATGGAGCGCGATCTGCCAACGGAGTCATTTTAATCACTACAAAATCGGGTAAAGCAGGTAAATCCTCAATCAACTATAAGTATAAATTTAGTATGAATGAAGAGAGAAATGACCAAAAGTACCTTGGAGCAGAAGATTTTATAAACTACAACAGACAATCTATAGCCTGGTATAGGGAAACATGGAATAATCCTGGCGGATTCGGAGCATTTTTAACCGGAGGGAACAGTATGGGAATTGGAGGAAATGCAATAGACTCCCCTTTTACCACACAATTATTGACTCCTGAAAATGAATACCTTCTTAATCAACCGGGCTGGAGGTCAATTCCCGACGTTTTAGATCCTGCACAGCAGATATTGTTTTATGAAAATACTGAGGTAGCAGACAGAATTTATCAAGACAGCACTACAAAAGATCATTATTTATCTTTTAACGGGGGTAATGACAAAGGCACATATTATCTGGGCTTAGGGCTTTTAGATAATGAAGGCTTGATCCTTGACTCTGGATTTAAACGTTATTCAGGCAAGTTTGCAGGCACCTACAAGATCACAGATAACTTTAAAGTAAACGCTAATGTATTGTACTCACATTCAAACTTAAACCGAAGTCCTTTGGGGGGCGATGATACTGTATTCAGAAGATTCCAGGGGCAGGCACCTACATCCAGGACTTATAATAATAATCCTGATGGCTCATGGTCTGATGTTTACGCAACAGGTCAGAATCAAGGTTTTGGTAACCCGTTATACTATCAGGATAAATTTATCAGAAAAAATTTAGAGCAACGTTTATCAGCTTCTGTTGGTTTTGATTGGGAGTTTATGAACCATTTTACATTTTCATTGACCGGGAGTCATTTTACGATAAATAACCATAATGAAAGTTTTAATAAAGCTTTCAGAACAGGGAGTAGCGTTGATGGTTCGTTGAATGCAACACGAAATGCCTCGGTAAGTCTTGACCGAACATTAAGAAACCAGTTAACGGGTACCTTAAATTATACTAAAAGTTTTGGCAAACATAACTTTAATGCTTTATTAGGAGCAGAGTATTTTAAAGACAACTTCTATACGACCAATGCCGGTACCCGAAATTCTCCAACAGATTTAATAACAACGCTTAATGCTGGAGCTGAAGCAGATGGAATTCCATTTAGCTTTGAGACTGAATATGTGATCACATCGGCATTTGGACGGCTGTTGTATGATTACGACGATCGATACCTCTTTGGCTTTACTTTCAGAAATGACGGATCGTCAAGGTTAGGGAACAATAAATTTGGTTTCTTTCCAGGTGTGTCCATAGGATGGAATGCGCATAACGAAGAATGGTTTTCTGATGCCGCATTAAGTAATTATATAACCCGATTGAAACCGAGAATAAGTTATGGGGTTAACGGGAATCAAGATGTTTTAGGAGGAACTCAAAGAATCAGGGAGAATGATGTGCCTGTTAATTATCGAGTTTATGGATCATATGGAGATAGAGGGGTTTATAACGGAGCATCTGGTTTTGCTAGTGAGATTTTACCAACATTGGATCTTTTATGGGAAAAAGTAACCTCTTTTAATGTGGGGCTTGATCTTTCATTGTTCGATAACCGGCTTTCTTTTATTGCAGATGTATACTCTAGAGATATTAAGGACAAAATAGCGGATCTGACTTTACCGCTTTATACCGGTTTTTCATCAATACTGACCAATAACGGAACCCTGAGAAACAAAGGTTTCGAACTCCAGGTAAATGGAGATATCATCCGTAATGAAAACCTGACCTGGAACATAGGAGGTACTGTTACGACAAATAAAAATTATGTGGTAAATCTTCCGGATAATGATAATGAGCTGAACAGGCAGGGGGGGGGTCAAATTTACAATTCATCTACGGGACAAGAAGAATGGGTAGGTGGTCTGCAAGAAGGTCAACGTGTAGGTCTGGACTTG of the Zhouia spongiae genome contains:
- a CDS encoding dihydrodipicolinate synthase family protein; translated protein: MNLIAATYAPMHSDLSLNLDAVREYGDFLKFNNIKGSFINGSTGDFTSLSTNERKDIAEAWSAQRIPGFQVINHVGHTSLLEAVDLAKHSVGLADGVAVIAPYYFKVRTLDKLVEYCKEVATAAPELPFYYYHIPVLSGTHFNMRDFIEMASDQIPNFRGVKFTHNDFVDFQQCVQYKHRKDSDLELFFGIDEMFVNSIALGGYGWVGSTYNHLAPLYHEIYKSFNEQQYERANFLQNLAVQFVQILDGYGGFNGAGKSFMKILGIDCGPSRFPHLTLSDADLKRAQIAMEQSGLNFHMLSINH
- a CDS encoding SusC/RagA family TonB-linked outer membrane protein codes for the protein MNYLLRQIQVKVLSIKKAFGAHGKRVFCFALLFLATGMYAQEKELTGIVADESGTPLPGATVLIEGTSKGTQTDFDGNFIITADQTDVLIISYVGYITQTIKVAGQIRFNIVLKVNTNTLDEVVVTGYGTQSRAKLTTSVSKLDTEILETSTRSNAATALQGTVAGLRVTNNTGQPGSTPSIVLRGGTNFSGTASPLILVDGIPGSFYALNADDIESVEVLKDAAATAIYGARSANGVILITTKSGKAGKSSINYKYKFSMNEERNDQKYLGAEDFINYNRQSIAWYRETWNNPGGFGAFLTGGNSMGIGGNAIDSPFTTQLLTPENEYLLNQPGWRSIPDVLDPAQQILFYENTEVADRIYQDSTTKDHYLSFNGGNDKGTYYLGLGLLDNEGLILDSGFKRYSGKFAGTYKITDNFKVNANVLYSHSNLNRSPLGGDDTVFRRFQGQAPTSRTYNNNPDGSWSDVYATGQNQGFGNPLYYQDKFIRKNLEQRLSASVGFDWEFMNHFTFSLTGSHFTINNHNESFNKAFRTGSSVDGSLNATRNASVSLDRTLRNQLTGTLNYTKSFGKHNFNALLGAEYFKDNFYTTNAGTRNSPTDLITTLNAGAEADGIPFSFETEYVITSAFGRLLYDYDDRYLFGFTFRNDGSSRLGNNKFGFFPGVSIGWNAHNEEWFSDAALSNYITRLKPRISYGVNGNQDVLGGTQRIRENDVPVNYRVYGSYGDRGVYNGASGFASEILPTLDLLWEKVTSFNVGLDLSLFDNRLSFIADVYSRDIKDKIADLTLPLYTGFSSILTNNGTLRNKGFELQVNGDIIRNENLTWNIGGTVTTNKNYVVNLPDNDNELNRQGGGQIYNSSTGQEEWVGGLQEGQRVGLDLVVAYEQDHIYANQAEADADNNITDELMPSFSRNKRWAGDVKWVDQNGDGIINTLDRKVIGRTTPSLVGGLSTSLKYKNFKLFVKTDFATGHLVWNHIRAKGYAQTQGNLNQPAEILDSWTPENTDTDWPRFVFVNGARNVWRGNEGSSSNDSNSLLNSGNSKFWEKGDYLALREITLNYSVPAQYFGDVINQLDIFITGSNLHYFKKYSGDTPEIGGIQYGAFPLPKTITLGLNVTF